A genomic window from Pantoea alhagi includes:
- the pheS gene encoding phenylalanine--tRNA ligase subunit alpha, producing the protein MSHLAELVANARAAIEHAQDVAALDNVRVEYLGKKGHLTLQMTTLRELPAEERPAAGAVINEAKQQVQEALNVRKDALESAALNARLAAETIDVSLPGRRVENGGLHPVTRTINRIEDFFGELGFAVVTGPEIEDDYHNFDALNIPGHHPARADHDTFWFDATRLLRTQTSGVQIRTMKNQQPPIRIIAPGRVYRNDYDQTHTPMFHQMEGLIVDKDISFTNLKGTLHDFLRNFFEEDLQIRFRPSYFPFTEPSAEVDVMGKNGKWLEVLGCGMVHPNVLRNVGIDPEVYSGFAFGMGMERLTMLRYGVTDLRAFFENDLRFLKQFK; encoded by the coding sequence ATGTCCCATCTCGCAGAGCTGGTTGCCAACGCCAGGGCAGCCATTGAACATGCGCAGGATGTTGCGGCGTTAGATAACGTCCGCGTCGAATATCTGGGCAAAAAAGGGCATCTGACCCTGCAGATGACCACCCTGCGCGAACTGCCGGCCGAAGAGCGTCCTGCGGCAGGCGCAGTGATTAACGAAGCCAAACAGCAGGTGCAGGAAGCGCTGAACGTGCGTAAAGACGCGCTGGAATCCGCCGCGCTGAACGCGCGTCTGGCTGCAGAAACCATCGATGTTTCCCTGCCGGGACGTCGGGTAGAAAACGGTGGCCTGCATCCGGTAACCCGTACCATCAATCGCATTGAAGACTTTTTTGGCGAGCTGGGTTTTGCTGTAGTTACCGGACCGGAAATCGAAGATGATTATCATAACTTCGATGCGCTGAATATCCCGGGTCACCATCCGGCCCGCGCCGATCATGACACCTTCTGGTTTGACGCCACGCGCCTGCTGCGTACCCAGACTTCTGGCGTACAGATCCGCACCATGAAAAACCAGCAGCCGCCGATTCGCATTATCGCGCCGGGCCGTGTTTATCGTAACGACTACGACCAAACGCATACGCCGATGTTCCATCAGATGGAAGGCCTGATTGTCGATAAAGATATCAGCTTCACCAATCTGAAGGGCACGCTGCACGATTTCCTGCGTAACTTCTTCGAAGAAGATTTGCAGATCCGCTTCCGTCCTTCCTATTTCCCGTTCACCGAGCCCTCTGCGGAAGTGGATGTCATGGGTAAAAACGGCAAATGGCTGGAAGTGCTGGGCTGCGGCATGGTGCATCCAAACGTGCTGCGCAATGTCGGCATCGATCCGGAAGTCTATTCTGGCTTCGCGTTCGGCATGGGTATGGAACGTCTGACTATGCTGCGTTATGGCGTGACCGATCTGCGCGCTTTCTTCGAAAACGATCTTCGTTTCCTCAAACAGTTTAAATAA